From the genome of Pseudoliparis swirei isolate HS2019 ecotype Mariana Trench chromosome 10, NWPU_hadal_v1, whole genome shotgun sequence, one region includes:
- the grip1 gene encoding glutamate receptor-interacting protein 1 isoform X3, translated as MPGWKKNIPACLQPDQEGDDGPYSKHSGGSRPPDGALAIRRQSIPDEFRGCSVVELMKKEGTTLGLTVSGGIDKDGKPRVSNLRQGGIAARSDQLNVGDYIRAVNGINLSKFRHDEIISLLKNVGERVVLEVEYELPPLSVQGSGVVFKNVEVTLHKDGNSFGFVIRGGAHEDRNKSRPIVITTIRSGGPADREGTVKPGDRLLSIDGIRLHGSTLTEGMSILKQSGQEATLLLEYDVSVMDSVATASGPLLVEVAKVTGSSLGVALSTSMFCSKQVIVIDKVKPASIADRCGALHAGDHILSVDGKSMEFSSLAEATQLLSASCQTVRMEILPQHQARPALNAPQHVKVQRNSRTLPWETGGSAPILPPYHYNTYHPDQSASRSHNRHTNNPPLDHSFSPGSMSAYSLSSLNMTTLPRNMYPTSPRGTLMRRKAKKKDFKSSLSLASSTVGLAGQVVHTETTEVALLGDGIMGFGLQLQGGVFATETLSSPPLIAYIDPDSPAERCGILQIGDRILSINGVPTEDSTLEETNQLLRDSSITAQLTLEIEFDVAESVIPSSGTFHVKLPKKPGVELGITISSPSNRKPVDPLIISDIKKGSVAHRTGTLELGDKLLAIDNIRVESCSMEEAVQILQQCEELVKLKIRKDEDNSDEQEVSGNIIYTVELQRYGGPLGITISGTEEPFDPIIISSLSKGGLAERTGAIHVGDRILAINSSSLKGKPLSEAISLLQQAGETVTLKIKKQGDASSPKSCLIGAGLGTGAGLVHEHQDGVDDPLVTVAPLSSQRAFGALPSVDSAVESWDGSNVDGSFGSPAPYSFHEWRNAKTTNSQSSSSARQRANPLLDLGLSDDDWDHAPLGGGCNLPSGLITDSRFTVGHDGTEPDQEENFWSQALEDLETCGQSGILRELEATIMSGSSLSLNHDSAPLRSTLGRQASFQERSSSKPQMSNRSSTLPSDPQRRAFAMRKMRQEVNEILNQNPVELHKLTLEKVSDLEDFGFSVSDGMLDRGVYVNNIRPGGPAEQGGLRTYDRLLQINHVRTRDFDCCLVVPLIAESPNHLELVISRNPASSSLLANHTDGVANSGHSPQPIGSDLGTSEYSIGQEEDGGPIKWSQPGDGLGAWLGAGLGEGLGRSQVNNKSV; from the exons aCGAGTTCCGGGGCTGCTCGGTGGTGGAGCTGATGAAGAAGGAGGGCACCACCCTCGGGCTGACTGTCTCAGGCGGCATCGACAAAGACGGCAAGCCGCGGGTTTCAAACCTGCGACAGGGAGGCATCGCCGCCAG GAGCGACCAGCTGAACGTGGGCGACTACATCCGAGCCGTGAACGGCATCAACCTCTCCAAGTTCAGACACGACGAGATCATCAGCCTGCTGAAGAACGTCGGGGAGCGGGTGGTGCTGGAGGTGGAGTACGAGCTGCCGCCGCTCT CGgtgcaggggtcaggggtcgtgTTCAAGAACGTAGAGGTCACGCTCCACAAGGACGGGAACAGCTTCGGCTTCGTCATCAGAG gtggGGCCCATGAAGACAGGAACAAGTCACGCCCCATCGTCATAACAACCATCAGGTCTGGCGGTCCGGCTGACAG agaggGCACGGTGAAGCCGGGGGACCGGCTGCTCAGCATCGATGGGATCCGTCTCCATGGCAGCACGCTGACGGAGGGCATGAGCATCCTGAAGCAGAGTGGACAGGAAGCCACGCTGCTGCTGGAGTACGACGTCTCCGTCATGg ATTCGGTTGCCACGGCGTCGGGGCCGCTGCTGGTGGAGGTTGCCAAGGTGACGGGCTCCAGTCTGGGCGTCGCCCTGTCCACCTCCATGTTCTGCAGCAAGCAGGTGATCGTCATCGACAAGGTGAAGCCAGCCAGCATCGCAGACAG gtGCGGTGCTCTCCATGCAGGAGATCACATCCTGTCTGTGGACGGGAAGTCGATGGAGTTCAGTTCTCTGGCTGAAGCGACTCAGCTGCTTTCTGCCTCGTGTCAGACGGTCCGCATGGAGATCCTCCCTCAGCACCAAGCCCGACcggccctgaacgcaccgcagcACG tCAAGGTGCAGCGTAATTCCCGCACTCTTCCATGGGAGaccggaggctccgcccccatccTCCCCCCCTACCACTACAACACGTACCACCCCGACCAATCCGCTTCCAGATCGCACAACCGCCATACAAACAACCCTC ctctcGACCACTCGTTCTCTCCCGGCTCCATGTCGGCCTACAGTCTCTCGTCCCTCAACATGACCACGCTGCCCCGGAACATGTATCCCACGAGTCCCCGGGGCACGTTGATGAGGAGGAAGGCCAAGAAGAAGGACTTCAAGAGCTCCT TGTCCCTGGCCTCCAGCACCGTGGGTCTCGCCGGTCAGGTCGTGCACACGGAAACCACGGAGGTGGCGTTGCTAGGCGACGGCATCATGGGGTTCGGCCTGCAGCTTCAGGGCGGAGTCTTCGCCACGGAAACGCTCTCCTCGCCGCCGCTCATCGCCTACATCGACCCCGACAGCCCGGCGGAGAG atgtggtATCCTCCAGATTGGGGACAGGATCTTGTCCATCAATGGAGTTCCTACTGAAGATTCGACTCTTGAAGAAACCAATCAGCTGCTCCGAGACTCGTCCATCACGGCTCAGCTCACGCTGGAGATCGAGTTCGACGTGGCcg AGTCTGTCATTCCTAGTTCTGGAACGTTTCACGTGAAGCTGCCGAAGAAACCCGGAGTGGAGCTGGGGATCACCATCAGCT ctCCGTCCAACCGGAAGCCAGTTGACCCTCTGATCATCTCTGACATCAAGAAAGGCAGCGTagcacacag gaCGGGGACCCTGGAGCTGGGGGACAAGCTGCTGGCCATCGATAACATCCGGGTGGAGAGCTGCTCGATGGAGGAAGCCGTTCAGATCCTTCAGCAATGTGAAGAACTCGTGAAGCTGAAGATCCGAAAAGACGAAGACAACTCTG ATGAACAGGAAGTCTCCGGCAACATCATCTACACGGTGGAGCTGCAGCGGTACGGAGGCCCGCTGGGCATCACCATCTCCGGCACCGAGGAGCCCTTTGACCCCATCATCATCTCCTCGCTGAGCAAGGGGGGGCTGGCCGAGAG gaccgGGGCGATCCATGTGGGGGACCGTATCCTGGCCATCAACAGCAGCAGCCTGAAGGGGAAACCTCTGAGTGAAGCCATCAGCCTGCTGCAGCAGGCGGGAGAGACGGTGACCCTGAAGATCAAGAAGCAGGGagatg CGTCGAGCCCGAAGTCTTGTCTGATTGGTGCGGGCCTCGGcacgggggcggggcttgtccaCGAGCACCAGGACGGGGTGGACGACCCCCTCGTCACGGTGGCGCCGCTGTCAAGCCAGCGGGCGTTCGGCGCCCTGCCGTCGGTGGACAGCGCCGTGGAGTCCTGGGACGGGTCCAACGTGGACGGCAGCTTCGGCTCGCCGG ctCCCTACAGTTTCCACGAGTGGCGCAACGCCAAGACgaccaacagccaatcgtcttccTCCGCCCGCCAACGAGCCAATCCGCTGTTAGATCTGGGCCTGAGCGACGACGACTGGGACCACGCCCCCCTGGGAGG AGGCTGTAATCTGCCCAGCGGCCTAATCACTGACAGCAG gtTCACGGTGGGACACGATGGCACAGAACCGGACCAGGAGGAGAACTTCTGGTCtcaggctctggaggatctggagACTTGTGGCCAGAGCGGCATCCTGAGAGAGCTGGAG GCAACCATCATGTCCGGCTCCAGCCTCAGCCTGAACCATGACTCCGCCCCCCTGCGCAGCACCCTGGGGCGCCAGGCCAGCTTCCAGGAACGCAGCAGCTCCAAACCGCAG ATGAGCAACCGCTCCAGCACCTtgccctctgacccccagcGCCGGGCCTTCGCCATGAGGAAGATGAGGCAGGAAGTGAATGAGATCCTGAACCAGAACCCTGTGGAGCTCCAcaag ctgaccCTGGAGAAGGTCTCTGATCTGGAGGACTTTGGCTTCAGTGTCTCTGACGGCATGTTGGACCGCGGCGTCTACGTCAACAACATCCGGCCCGGAGGCCCGGCGGAGCAGGGGGGGCTCCGAACCTACGACCGGctgctacag ATCAACCACGTGAGGACCCGGGACTTCGACTGCTGCCTCGTGGTCCCGCTGATCGCCGAGTCCCCGAACCACCTGGAGCTCGTCATCAGCCGaaaccccgcctcctcctcgctgctGGCCAATCACACGGACGGCGTCGCCAACAGCGGCCACTCCCCTCAGCCCATCGGCAGCGACCTGGGAACTTCGGAGTACTCGATTGGCCAGGAGGAAGACGGCGGTCCGATCAAGTGGAGCCAACCGGGAGACGGGCTGGGGGCGTGGCTAGGGGCGgggctgggggaggggcttggGAGGAGTCAGGTGAATAATAAATCCGTATAG
- the grip1 gene encoding glutamate receptor-interacting protein 1 isoform X6, with product MPGWKKNIPACLQPDQEGDDGPYSKHSGGSRPPDGALAIRRQSIPDEFRGCSVVELMKKEGTTLGLTVSGGIDKDGKPRVSNLRQGGIAARSDQLNVGDYIRAVNGINLSKFRHDEIISLLKNVGERVVLEVEYELPPLSVQGSGVVFKNVEVTLHKDGNSFGFVIRGGAHEDRNKSRPIVITTIRSGGPADREGTVKPGDRLLSIDGIRLHGSTLTEGMSILKQSGQEATLLLEYDVSVMDSVATASGPLLVEVAKVTGSSLGVALSTSMFCSKQVIVIDKVKPASIADRCGALHAGDHILSVDGKSMEFSSLAEATQLLSASCQTVRMEILPQHQARPALNAPQHVKVQRNSRTLPWETGGSAPILPPYHYNTYHPDQSASRSHNRHTNNPPLDHSFSPGSMSAYSLSSLNMTTLPRNMYPTSPRGTLMRRKAKKKDFKSSLSLASSTVGLAGQVVHTETTEVALLGDGIMGFGLQLQGGVFATETLSSPPLIAYIDPDSPAERCGILQIGDRILSINGVPTEDSTLEETNQLLRDSSITAQLTLEIEFDVAESVIPSSGTFHVKLPKKPGVELGITISSPSNRKPVDPLIISDIKKGSVAHRTGTLELGDKLLAIDNIRVESCSMEEAVQILQQCEELVKLKIRKDEDNSDEQEVSGNIIYTVELQRYGGPLGITISGTEEPFDPIIISSLSKGGLAERTGAIHVGDRILAINSSSLKGKPLSEAISLLQQAGETVTLKIKKQGDASSPKSCLIGAGLGTGAGLVHEHQDGVDDPLVTVAPLSSQRAFGALPSVDSAVESWDGSNVDGSFGSPAPYSFHEWRNAKTTNSQSSSSARQRANPLLDLGLSDDDWDHAPLGGGCNLPSGLITDSRFTVGHDGTEPDQEENFWSQALEDLETCGQSGILRELEEAGNETHLLTLRDYGGACLTAAAETVCCWGGEDPS from the exons aCGAGTTCCGGGGCTGCTCGGTGGTGGAGCTGATGAAGAAGGAGGGCACCACCCTCGGGCTGACTGTCTCAGGCGGCATCGACAAAGACGGCAAGCCGCGGGTTTCAAACCTGCGACAGGGAGGCATCGCCGCCAG GAGCGACCAGCTGAACGTGGGCGACTACATCCGAGCCGTGAACGGCATCAACCTCTCCAAGTTCAGACACGACGAGATCATCAGCCTGCTGAAGAACGTCGGGGAGCGGGTGGTGCTGGAGGTGGAGTACGAGCTGCCGCCGCTCT CGgtgcaggggtcaggggtcgtgTTCAAGAACGTAGAGGTCACGCTCCACAAGGACGGGAACAGCTTCGGCTTCGTCATCAGAG gtggGGCCCATGAAGACAGGAACAAGTCACGCCCCATCGTCATAACAACCATCAGGTCTGGCGGTCCGGCTGACAG agaggGCACGGTGAAGCCGGGGGACCGGCTGCTCAGCATCGATGGGATCCGTCTCCATGGCAGCACGCTGACGGAGGGCATGAGCATCCTGAAGCAGAGTGGACAGGAAGCCACGCTGCTGCTGGAGTACGACGTCTCCGTCATGg ATTCGGTTGCCACGGCGTCGGGGCCGCTGCTGGTGGAGGTTGCCAAGGTGACGGGCTCCAGTCTGGGCGTCGCCCTGTCCACCTCCATGTTCTGCAGCAAGCAGGTGATCGTCATCGACAAGGTGAAGCCAGCCAGCATCGCAGACAG gtGCGGTGCTCTCCATGCAGGAGATCACATCCTGTCTGTGGACGGGAAGTCGATGGAGTTCAGTTCTCTGGCTGAAGCGACTCAGCTGCTTTCTGCCTCGTGTCAGACGGTCCGCATGGAGATCCTCCCTCAGCACCAAGCCCGACcggccctgaacgcaccgcagcACG tCAAGGTGCAGCGTAATTCCCGCACTCTTCCATGGGAGaccggaggctccgcccccatccTCCCCCCCTACCACTACAACACGTACCACCCCGACCAATCCGCTTCCAGATCGCACAACCGCCATACAAACAACCCTC ctctcGACCACTCGTTCTCTCCCGGCTCCATGTCGGCCTACAGTCTCTCGTCCCTCAACATGACCACGCTGCCCCGGAACATGTATCCCACGAGTCCCCGGGGCACGTTGATGAGGAGGAAGGCCAAGAAGAAGGACTTCAAGAGCTCCT TGTCCCTGGCCTCCAGCACCGTGGGTCTCGCCGGTCAGGTCGTGCACACGGAAACCACGGAGGTGGCGTTGCTAGGCGACGGCATCATGGGGTTCGGCCTGCAGCTTCAGGGCGGAGTCTTCGCCACGGAAACGCTCTCCTCGCCGCCGCTCATCGCCTACATCGACCCCGACAGCCCGGCGGAGAG atgtggtATCCTCCAGATTGGGGACAGGATCTTGTCCATCAATGGAGTTCCTACTGAAGATTCGACTCTTGAAGAAACCAATCAGCTGCTCCGAGACTCGTCCATCACGGCTCAGCTCACGCTGGAGATCGAGTTCGACGTGGCcg AGTCTGTCATTCCTAGTTCTGGAACGTTTCACGTGAAGCTGCCGAAGAAACCCGGAGTGGAGCTGGGGATCACCATCAGCT ctCCGTCCAACCGGAAGCCAGTTGACCCTCTGATCATCTCTGACATCAAGAAAGGCAGCGTagcacacag gaCGGGGACCCTGGAGCTGGGGGACAAGCTGCTGGCCATCGATAACATCCGGGTGGAGAGCTGCTCGATGGAGGAAGCCGTTCAGATCCTTCAGCAATGTGAAGAACTCGTGAAGCTGAAGATCCGAAAAGACGAAGACAACTCTG ATGAACAGGAAGTCTCCGGCAACATCATCTACACGGTGGAGCTGCAGCGGTACGGAGGCCCGCTGGGCATCACCATCTCCGGCACCGAGGAGCCCTTTGACCCCATCATCATCTCCTCGCTGAGCAAGGGGGGGCTGGCCGAGAG gaccgGGGCGATCCATGTGGGGGACCGTATCCTGGCCATCAACAGCAGCAGCCTGAAGGGGAAACCTCTGAGTGAAGCCATCAGCCTGCTGCAGCAGGCGGGAGAGACGGTGACCCTGAAGATCAAGAAGCAGGGagatg CGTCGAGCCCGAAGTCTTGTCTGATTGGTGCGGGCCTCGGcacgggggcggggcttgtccaCGAGCACCAGGACGGGGTGGACGACCCCCTCGTCACGGTGGCGCCGCTGTCAAGCCAGCGGGCGTTCGGCGCCCTGCCGTCGGTGGACAGCGCCGTGGAGTCCTGGGACGGGTCCAACGTGGACGGCAGCTTCGGCTCGCCGG ctCCCTACAGTTTCCACGAGTGGCGCAACGCCAAGACgaccaacagccaatcgtcttccTCCGCCCGCCAACGAGCCAATCCGCTGTTAGATCTGGGCCTGAGCGACGACGACTGGGACCACGCCCCCCTGGGAGG AGGCTGTAATCTGCCCAGCGGCCTAATCACTGACAGCAG gtTCACGGTGGGACACGATGGCACAGAACCGGACCAGGAGGAGAACTTCTGGTCtcaggctctggaggatctggagACTTGTGGCCAGAGCGGCATCCTGAGAGAGCTGGAG GAGGCTGGAAATGAAACGCACCTCCTCACTCTG cgtgactacggaggcgcctgcctgaccgcagcagctgaaacagtctgttgttggggtggtgaggatccttcatga
- the grip1 gene encoding glutamate receptor-interacting protein 1 isoform X7: MPGWKKNIPACLQPDQEGDDGPYSKHSGGSRPPDGALAIRRQSIPDEFRGCSVVELMKKEGTTLGLTVSGGIDKDGKPRVSNLRQGGIAARSDQLNVGDYIRAVNGINLSKFRHDEIISLLKNVGERVVLEVEYELPPLSVQGSGVVFKNVEVTLHKDGNSFGFVIRGGAHEDRNKSRPIVITTIRSGGPADREGTVKPGDRLLSIDGIRLHGSTLTEGMSILKQSGQEATLLLEYDVSVMDSVATASGPLLVEVAKVTGSSLGVALSTSMFCSKQVIVIDKVKPASIADRCGALHAGDHILSVDGKSMEFSSLAEATQLLSASCQTVRMEILPQHQARPALNAPQHVKVQRNSRTLPWETGGSAPILPPYHYNTYHPDQSASRSHNRHTNNPPLDHSFSPGSMSAYSLSSLNMTTLPRNMYPTSPRGTLMRRKAKKKDFKSSLSLASSTVGLAGQVVHTETTEVALLGDGIMGFGLQLQGGVFATETLSSPPLIAYIDPDSPAERCGILQIGDRILSINGVPTEDSTLEETNQLLRDSSITAQLTLEIEFDVAESVIPSSGTFHVKLPKKPGVELGITISSPSNRKPVDPLIISDIKKGSVAHRTGTLELGDKLLAIDNIRVESCSMEEAVQILQQCEELVKLKIRKDEDNSDEQEVSGNIIYTVELQRYGGPLGITISGTEEPFDPIIISSLSKGGLAERTGAIHVGDRILAINSSSLKGKPLSEAISLLQQAGETVTLKIKKQGDASSPKSCLIGAGLGTGAGLVHEHQDGVDDPLVTVAPLSSQRAFGALPSVDSAVESWDGSNVDGSFGSPAPYSFHEWRNAKTTNSQSSSSARQRANPLLDLGLSDDDWDHAPLGGGCNLPSGLITDSRFTVGHDGTEPDQEENFWSQALEDLETCGQSGILRELEPSPASAMFVVTVTATLTPVTSL; this comes from the exons aCGAGTTCCGGGGCTGCTCGGTGGTGGAGCTGATGAAGAAGGAGGGCACCACCCTCGGGCTGACTGTCTCAGGCGGCATCGACAAAGACGGCAAGCCGCGGGTTTCAAACCTGCGACAGGGAGGCATCGCCGCCAG GAGCGACCAGCTGAACGTGGGCGACTACATCCGAGCCGTGAACGGCATCAACCTCTCCAAGTTCAGACACGACGAGATCATCAGCCTGCTGAAGAACGTCGGGGAGCGGGTGGTGCTGGAGGTGGAGTACGAGCTGCCGCCGCTCT CGgtgcaggggtcaggggtcgtgTTCAAGAACGTAGAGGTCACGCTCCACAAGGACGGGAACAGCTTCGGCTTCGTCATCAGAG gtggGGCCCATGAAGACAGGAACAAGTCACGCCCCATCGTCATAACAACCATCAGGTCTGGCGGTCCGGCTGACAG agaggGCACGGTGAAGCCGGGGGACCGGCTGCTCAGCATCGATGGGATCCGTCTCCATGGCAGCACGCTGACGGAGGGCATGAGCATCCTGAAGCAGAGTGGACAGGAAGCCACGCTGCTGCTGGAGTACGACGTCTCCGTCATGg ATTCGGTTGCCACGGCGTCGGGGCCGCTGCTGGTGGAGGTTGCCAAGGTGACGGGCTCCAGTCTGGGCGTCGCCCTGTCCACCTCCATGTTCTGCAGCAAGCAGGTGATCGTCATCGACAAGGTGAAGCCAGCCAGCATCGCAGACAG gtGCGGTGCTCTCCATGCAGGAGATCACATCCTGTCTGTGGACGGGAAGTCGATGGAGTTCAGTTCTCTGGCTGAAGCGACTCAGCTGCTTTCTGCCTCGTGTCAGACGGTCCGCATGGAGATCCTCCCTCAGCACCAAGCCCGACcggccctgaacgcaccgcagcACG tCAAGGTGCAGCGTAATTCCCGCACTCTTCCATGGGAGaccggaggctccgcccccatccTCCCCCCCTACCACTACAACACGTACCACCCCGACCAATCCGCTTCCAGATCGCACAACCGCCATACAAACAACCCTC ctctcGACCACTCGTTCTCTCCCGGCTCCATGTCGGCCTACAGTCTCTCGTCCCTCAACATGACCACGCTGCCCCGGAACATGTATCCCACGAGTCCCCGGGGCACGTTGATGAGGAGGAAGGCCAAGAAGAAGGACTTCAAGAGCTCCT TGTCCCTGGCCTCCAGCACCGTGGGTCTCGCCGGTCAGGTCGTGCACACGGAAACCACGGAGGTGGCGTTGCTAGGCGACGGCATCATGGGGTTCGGCCTGCAGCTTCAGGGCGGAGTCTTCGCCACGGAAACGCTCTCCTCGCCGCCGCTCATCGCCTACATCGACCCCGACAGCCCGGCGGAGAG atgtggtATCCTCCAGATTGGGGACAGGATCTTGTCCATCAATGGAGTTCCTACTGAAGATTCGACTCTTGAAGAAACCAATCAGCTGCTCCGAGACTCGTCCATCACGGCTCAGCTCACGCTGGAGATCGAGTTCGACGTGGCcg AGTCTGTCATTCCTAGTTCTGGAACGTTTCACGTGAAGCTGCCGAAGAAACCCGGAGTGGAGCTGGGGATCACCATCAGCT ctCCGTCCAACCGGAAGCCAGTTGACCCTCTGATCATCTCTGACATCAAGAAAGGCAGCGTagcacacag gaCGGGGACCCTGGAGCTGGGGGACAAGCTGCTGGCCATCGATAACATCCGGGTGGAGAGCTGCTCGATGGAGGAAGCCGTTCAGATCCTTCAGCAATGTGAAGAACTCGTGAAGCTGAAGATCCGAAAAGACGAAGACAACTCTG ATGAACAGGAAGTCTCCGGCAACATCATCTACACGGTGGAGCTGCAGCGGTACGGAGGCCCGCTGGGCATCACCATCTCCGGCACCGAGGAGCCCTTTGACCCCATCATCATCTCCTCGCTGAGCAAGGGGGGGCTGGCCGAGAG gaccgGGGCGATCCATGTGGGGGACCGTATCCTGGCCATCAACAGCAGCAGCCTGAAGGGGAAACCTCTGAGTGAAGCCATCAGCCTGCTGCAGCAGGCGGGAGAGACGGTGACCCTGAAGATCAAGAAGCAGGGagatg CGTCGAGCCCGAAGTCTTGTCTGATTGGTGCGGGCCTCGGcacgggggcggggcttgtccaCGAGCACCAGGACGGGGTGGACGACCCCCTCGTCACGGTGGCGCCGCTGTCAAGCCAGCGGGCGTTCGGCGCCCTGCCGTCGGTGGACAGCGCCGTGGAGTCCTGGGACGGGTCCAACGTGGACGGCAGCTTCGGCTCGCCGG ctCCCTACAGTTTCCACGAGTGGCGCAACGCCAAGACgaccaacagccaatcgtcttccTCCGCCCGCCAACGAGCCAATCCGCTGTTAGATCTGGGCCTGAGCGACGACGACTGGGACCACGCCCCCCTGGGAGG AGGCTGTAATCTGCCCAGCGGCCTAATCACTGACAGCAG gtTCACGGTGGGACACGATGGCACAGAACCGGACCAGGAGGAGAACTTCTGGTCtcaggctctggaggatctggagACTTGTGGCCAGAGCGGCATCCTGAGAGAGCTGGAG CCTAGTCCAGCGTCGGCCATGTTTGTTGTGACAGTAACAGCGACACTGACCCCGGTGACGTCACTGTGA